The following nucleotide sequence is from Burkholderia gladioli.
ATCCTGTCGTTTCTGGCTGGGCATTCCCCCGTATTGACCTGCGGCCCGACTTAATGAAAATGGAAGCATTCATCCGCCAGGAGAGGCGATGCGTAGCGTTTTCATTTCCCACGATGCAAACCGCGCGACGAGCACGCCGATGGCGTGCGGCCTGTCTCCGACCTGTCCCTCCTTGCCCTTCCCCGCGTTTGCCGCGGTCGATTTTTTTTCGCACCGCAACCTGAGTGCTCCTGACGATCGACGCGGGCCGCCCACGGCGGCGCTGTCGCGTCATGCTGCAAACGCACGTAACCGCATCTTCGCCGCCCCGGCGATGCCGATTCGGGGCCAGACATCCGGCGTGCCCGAGAGACGCGCCGGCCTCCTCCATCCCGCGACCGCCGCCGGCGGCCGACCATAACGATTCCTACGAACGGAGCCCACGATCATGACTGCGACCACCTTCGACTCGAAGTCCGTCACCGACACCGATGGCTGGTTCATCCGCTATTGCGAGCGCGGGCGAATCTCCGACTCGGTGATCCGCGGCGGCATCAGCGCGCTGCTGTGGCAGAAGCTGCGCGCCGAGCACGTCGACGACGACGTGGCGCGCATCGACGCGCTGAACGCCTTCGTCGAGGAACTGAACCGCGCCCCGCTGATCGCCGACGCGCAGACCACCAGCCGCGAACTGCACGACATGCCGGCCAGCTTCTTCGAGGCCTATCTGGGCCCGCGCATGAAGCAGTCCTGCTGCTACTTCCCGCAGGGCGAGGACACGCTCGCGCATGCCGAGGACGCGATGCTCGAGTTGTATGGCGAGCGCGCCGAGCTGGTGGACGGCCAGCGCATCCTCGATATCGGCTGCGGCTGGGGCGCGCAATCGCTGTGGCTGGCCGAGCGCTATCGCCAGTCGCAGGTGGTCGGGCTCACCAACTCGGCGCGGCAACGCGAATTCATCGAGCAGCGCGCCGCCGCGCGCGGCATCACCAACCTGAAGATCGTCATCGGGGACGTGGCCACCTATGAATTCGCCGCCGGCGACGCCGGCTTCGACCGCGTGCTGTCGATCGAGAACTTCGAGCACATGAAGAACTATCGCGCGCTGCTCGCGAAGATCTCGCACTGGATGAGCGACGACGGCAAGCTGTTCGTACACCTGTTCGCGCACCGCCTGATCGCGTATCACTTCACGGCGCAGGACGGCAACGACTGGATGTCGCGACACTTCTTCGGCGGCGGCACCATGCCCTCGGCCGACCTGCTGCTGCGCTTCCAGGATCACCTGCGCGTCGAGAAGCAATGGTGGCTCGACGGCACGCACTACCAGCGCACCGCCAACCACTGGCTGGCCTCGCTCGACGCGGCCCACGAGCAGGTGCTGCCGATCCTGCGCGAGACCTTTGGCGAGGACGACGCGCCGATCGTGTTCCAGCGCTGGCGCATGTTCTACATGGCGGTGGCCGGGCTGTTCGGTTATCGGCACGGCCGCGAATGGGGCGTCGCGCACTACCTGTTCGACAAGCGTTCGGCCAGCGGCGCGCAGGCCTGAGCCGGCCCGCATCGCCCCTACAACGACAAAGCCGCGTGGGCCTTTCGGTCCACGCGGCTTTGTCATTGCGGGCCCGTGCATCGTGCACGGGCCCTTCCTCTTTAACGCGTCCTCGCTCAGCGCGCGGCGCCGGCGGTTGCCCGCGCATCGGCCTGGCGGCGGCGATACGCCGTGTCGCGCGTGGCCAGCCAGTAGTACAGCGGCGAGGTCAGCACCAGCCCGATCACCCAGGACAGGTCCGCGCCGTCCAGGTAACCCGGCACCGGGCCCGCGTACATCGGCGTGTTCATGAACGGGATCTGCACCAGGATGCCCACCGCGTAGGCGATCAGCGCCTGCGGGTTGAAGCGGCCGTAGATGCCGCCGTCCACGCGGAAGATCGACTGGATGTCGTAGTCGCCCTTGTGGATCACGTAGAAGTCGATCAGGTTGATCGCCGTCCAGGGCACCAGCACCACCAGCAGCGCGAGCACCAGGTCCACCAGGCTCGACACGAAGTTG
It contains:
- a CDS encoding SAM-dependent methyltransferase — its product is MTATTFDSKSVTDTDGWFIRYCERGRISDSVIRGGISALLWQKLRAEHVDDDVARIDALNAFVEELNRAPLIADAQTTSRELHDMPASFFEAYLGPRMKQSCCYFPQGEDTLAHAEDAMLELYGERAELVDGQRILDIGCGWGAQSLWLAERYRQSQVVGLTNSARQREFIEQRAAARGITNLKIVIGDVATYEFAAGDAGFDRVLSIENFEHMKNYRALLAKISHWMSDDGKLFVHLFAHRLIAYHFTAQDGNDWMSRHFFGGGTMPSADLLLRFQDHLRVEKQWWLDGTHYQRTANHWLASLDAAHEQVLPILRETFGEDDAPIVFQRWRMFYMAVAGLFGYRHGREWGVAHYLFDKRSASGAQA